TGTTTAGCAATTTTGTGAATTTAAGAGAGTTGcatcttaaaaatgcttttacagAAAGGGTAAAAGCGGGTGactatttgaataatttagtaCAGATTTTCGGAAACAGCAGTTTGAAACAACTTCGTGTTTTGAATATGGAAAATAACGAAATTTCCGGAATTGATCCTGGTGAATTCTGTTTTTTGCCAACTTTGGAAGAACTGTATATGGGAAATAACCGTTTGAAAGATTTGTCTTTGAGCTTCAGTTGTCTcacgcatttaaaatttattgatgtcGGGCATAACTTGATATCCAAACTTAGTGATGAAACTCTTCAAAGTTTGGAAACGAGACGAtctttaagattgaatttaacTGCTAATCCTTTTAATTGTGATTGCAATTTAGTGAATACGTATGAATGGATGAAAACTACACCACTTAATTTAATTCATcacgattattattattgttatgacGGCTTTCCCTCTAGCAATATTGGACAATCAGTTATGGCTATTGCAGTGGAGGACTTGCAATGTGATCCTACTTCAGTCCCAAAAGAATATCATTCATCTGCATCGTTTGTTGTTATGATTATTGGATTAATATGCCTTTCTATTCTTTTAAGTGTACTTACATACAAAAACTGGCCTGTTGTAAGTAATCATACAAGACGAATTATACGACCACTTCAATGTAAATTTAGTTATGTATCTTTAGAAAGACAAGAAAACATAATggatgtttaaatattttagtgaaaaacatttttgtatttttgatacTTATCTTTTTACACTCATTCCATTTAATGCTGTGGAATCTTTGCCacattgaacaaaaatttttgaatgattttgcCTTTAATCATGCAATGAATTTCCTAAGTAAgtgtaagaataattttatttttgctttatttattacacattattactaatgttttttaaaaattttagtaataacaCATATAAAAGTTTCAGCTTGTTTTATTAGGtttgtttacttattaaaaataatgtaaattcttcttttttatttgttagaaaTGTATCAAgttgttgatttaaaaatgctaattatggtagctaataatttaacattactGATAATGAAGacatttatagaaattatagataatttataaaatgtcaatTACTGATATAACTTCGAAGCAGAATTTGATAATTTCGAggatattaaatgaatttttaattaagttataaataaaatgtaatgctGTGAAATAGTgcattttacttatattttttaactgcttttttgagtttttgTGTATATTTATATGGATAGTAAAcacattttctttaatacatttttttattttccataaatttttcttccttctatTAATCTATTTTATAGAGCATAATGATTTAGAGAAATCAAATGACActttatgaaaactttaaaaacctcttgttttattgattttcagattgttataaaattaagtttataaaaaaggtagatgaatatatttatttagataaatttaagtaatttctttttctaacgcaaattattcattcaaactATAGTTTAAGAATTTGacaaatacttttcaaatttaagtaatcAACTGTTATTTAAAGCTGACATATGATTCGTTAGTTTTGAAAGTGGAATTAATccatttgaaactaaaaagccgttctttaatcattttgttCTACGGTTTTAATAGTTACTGTGCATTTTGATGTTTCATCAAATTAtagagttaaaaacaaaatctaaacaGATTTTGTTTCGTTgctaatacttttaattcattcaaactTTGACACATAAAAGCctcgaaaagggaaaaaaaaaaattaaaaaaaaaatatgaacttatctcagtttaaaaaaaatcggtgCATACGTTCTaagacttaaaatataattcgtttttgtgtttatattttttatcgaattatGCTAAAACGTTTCTTTTTGCTACAATTTTTCGACAAATATTAAGGTTGTTTCATTGCAATGTTTACTcgcacaaaattaaattacaaggta
This region of Parasteatoda tepidariorum isolate YZ-2023 chromosome X1, CAS_Ptep_4.0, whole genome shotgun sequence genomic DNA includes:
- the LOC107455239 gene encoding phospholipase A2 inhibitor codes for the protein MCCGMLTVILQFFTFFFCFHFSISSCPPEFKELCTCGYVKYGLDRKFVTNCTDSGFDNVLMLRKMPPMTEILVFVGNEVKDLPLNIFGQETLYKKLHTIDFSNNHIQTIKGRTFHNVGNVTKLILNDNDLYIVFKDHHPRMFSNFVNLRELHLKNAFTERVKAGDYLNNLVQIFGNSSLKQLRVLNMENNEISGIDPGEFCFLPTLEELYMGNNRLKDLSLSFSCLTHLKFIDVGHNLISKLSDETLQSLETRRSLRLNLTANPFNCDCNLVNTYEWMKTTPLNLIHHDYYYCYDGFPSSNIGQSVMAIAVEDLQCDPTSVPKEYHSSASFVVMIIGLICLSILLSVLTYKNWPVVSNHTRRIIRPLQCKFSYVSLERQENIMDV